Within Candidatus Saccharibacteria bacterium, the genomic segment GAAACGGTGGTGGGAGCAAACCAAATTAGCTTGTTTGGAGAGATTAAAACAACGGCAAAAGTAGATTTTGAGAGTGTTGTCCGCGGTAAAATTAAACAGCTTGGCTATACCGATCCCAAGTGGAAATTCTCGGCAGAAGGATCGCATTTTACAAACTTTTTGCACCAACAATCGCCCGAAATCGCACTGGGTGTCGACCAAGACGGTGCCGGCGATCAGGGCATGATGTTTGGGTTTGCATGCAGTGAAACACCCGAGCTAATGCCCTTACCGATTGCCCTTGGCCATGCTCTGACGCGCAGGATTGACGAGTGCCGCGAGAACGGTGTGCTGAAGTGGTTGCGGCCAGACGGCAAAGCCCAAGTGACTGTGCGATACAACGAAGACGGCCAGCCGGTGGCCATAGAGAAACTGGTCGCTGCTGTCGCCCATGATGAAAAAACATCTGCAGAACAGGTTCGGAAAGATGTGATTGACCGAGTCTTCACGCCAGTACTGCGTCATTACAAGCTTAAACTGCCAGCCGAGCACAACATTGTAGTCAACGGCACGGGCTTATGGCATATTCCCGGACCAGAATCTGATGCAGGTTTGACTGGACGAAAGATAGTGGTCGATACATACGGCGGCTACGCCCGGGTGGGTGGCGGCGCTTTCAGTGGGAAAGATCCAAGCAAAGTCGACCGTTCTGGCGCATACGCAGCCCGATACATCGCTAAAAACATCGTTGCCGCCGGGCTTGCTACCAAATGCGAAGTTGGCCTAGCCTATGTGATTGGCCAGCCAAAGCCGCTCATGCAAACCATTGATACCTTTGGCACCGCCACGGTTAACGAGGCCGAACTCTACATTTTCAAAGATAAACTCATTGATACAAGCGTCAAAGGCATCATTGAAACCCTCGACCTTCGCCGCCCCATTTACTCGCAGACTTCCGCCTACGGCCACTTTGGTAAACCTGACCTGCCCTGGGAAAAAATCGTGTCAGTATGATGCATGCCTGCGGCACCTTACCGGAGGGACTAATCCCCTCCTCACCTTTTGGGTATTAATCCGACCAAACTGAGCTTTTGACTCCTCTGGTTCCGAGCATACGCCGAAAAATGATACAATCTTTGTAGATGAAAAACAATGCATCGCTCGTGTACAACTTTTTTTTGATGGTAGGCGACGGCGTTGCGCTCCTAGTTAGCTTTGTCGCTGCTTTTGTCATACGCGGCTCCAGCAGTGTCGCTGTGGCGCAACCGGTTGACAGCAGCACGTACATATTACTTTTTGTCAGTTTACTTCCCTTTTGGATCTTCATATTCGCGCTGCTAGGGCTATATAACGCAAATATCTATGAACGACGTTTTGCAGAGGCAGGCAGGCTATTCGTCGGGTCGTTCATTGGACTGCTTTTTATGGTTTTTTGGGATTATATGAGCCTTCAAACCGTGTTCCCGGCAAAGTTGGTGCCCATATATGGTTTTGGGATAGCCTTTGTGCTGCTTTTGTCGCTAAGGAACATTGCACGGATTATTCGAACCGCCCTGTTTAACTACGGTATTGGGCTAAACAGAATTGTTATTATCGGAAAAACTCCTATCACAACCGAGCTGTTAACATCGCTGGCAAATACAAAGCAATCAGGGTATGAAATTGCGGGCGTTATAGGTTATGGAAAACTCCTACCGCCAGGCGTTCAGGGGTTCGCGTCGTTCAACGACTTTCTGGCAAGCAAGCCAAATAATATTCACAATATTATTCAGACAGAACTCTACGCCGATGAGAGAGACAATGCAGCAATATTTGACTTTGCCCAGGAACATCACATAAGCTACCGCTTTGTACCAGGCAACAATGAACTGTTCGTTGGCAATATAGATGTTGATCTGTTTCGAAATAGCATACCTGTTATACATGTACATCACACGGCACTGTTTGGCTGGGGGCGCATCCTTAAACGTCTGACTGATATAGTATTTGGCAGCTTACTGCTCCTGCTTAGCTTACCGTTATGGCTAGCCGTGGTGGTTCTTATAAAGCTGTCTGACACTTCGGGGCCAGTGTTTTACAGGGCGAAGCGGATGAGTCGGTTCGGCACAACTATACGGGTCTACAAATTTCGTACCATGAAGCAAGCCTACAACAATATGTCTCCCGAGGATGGTTTTGCTAAGATGGGTCGACCAGAACTTGCCAAGAAGTATCGGGAAAACGGTGACCAGCTTAAAAATGATCCGCGTGTCACGTCTGTTGGCCGTTTTTTACGCGCTACGAGCCTCGATGAACTGCCGCAGCTATGGAATGTGGTTCGGGGTGACATTAGTCTTGTCGGGCCGCGAGCACTCGATGTTTACGAGCTGGAACAGTACGACAAAAAAAATCTCATACTCAGCGTAAAATCCGGCCTAACCAGCCTGGCGCTTGTTTCTGGACGCCATGCTATGAGTTTTGAGGAACGCCGCAAGCTCGATTTGTACTATGTGCAGAACTGGAGCTTTTGGTTAGACATCATTATTATTACCAAGACAATACGAGTCGTGCTGGAGCGACTGTTCCGACACGGAGCACGGTATCGTACGTTAGATGGTAGATAAAAGATAGAGCATAATCTCTAAAATGACAAAACAATCGCCACCTACCACCCATCCCCTGAAACCTAGCAAGCTGCGAGTTGCCATTGTGCATGACTGGTTGGTTGGCGGGGGCGCAGAGCTAGTCGTCGAACAGCTGCACAAATTATTTCCGGACGCACCCATTTATGCATCGTACGCGACGAATGACTGGCGGAGGAGGCTAGATAACAAAGTTACAACTGGCTGGTTGCAGCCATTCGGTAAGATAAGGAAATTTCTGCCCATCTTACGGATTTGGTATTATTCTCGCCTGAATTTTGAGGGTTATGACTTAGTTATTAGCAGTTCGGGGGCAGAAGCCAAAGGCATAAAAACTTCTCCTGGCACGCTTCACATAAACTACTGCCACGCACCCACCCACTATTATTGGAGCCGCTACAACGAATATATGAGACGACCAGGCTTTGGCTTTTTCGATCCGCTTGCAAGGCTCGGCCTATGGCTTTTCGTCAAACCGCTACGGCACTGGGACTACAGGGCCGCCCAGCGACCCGACTACATGATTGCCAATTCTTCGCATATTCAACGTGAAATCAAAAAATATTACGGGCGAGACAGCACCGTCATATTTCCGCCAGTGTACTTTGAGCGTTTTCATTTGTCACACCATGGCCGAACGAAACGACGAGGTTTTATCATATCTGGACGCCAGACACCCTACAAGCGGTTTGACCTGGCGGTAGTAGCCTGCACGAAACTAGGGCTGCCCCTCACCGTTATTGGGACTGGGCCCGACAACGCCCGGTTGCGCCGTTTGGCCGGAAAAAGCGTCACATTTCTGGGCAAAGTTACGGACGAGGTACTGGAGCAAGAGTTTGCTAACGCCGGTGCCCTCATTTTCCCTGGCCTTGAGGATTTCGGAATTACACCCGTGGAGGCTATGGCGGCAGGAATGCCCGTGCTTGCTTATAAGGGTGGAGGCGCGCTTGATTTCATAAAACCAGGCGTTACCGGAACGTTTTTTGAAGCGCAGACGGCAAAATCATTGGCTCTCGCGCTGAAACAATTTGACACCGGAGCCTACAGCAGTGCCGCCATTCGAGCCTACGCACAGAAATTCTCAAAAGAACGCTTTCAAAACGAAGTTAAAAAATACCTCCTGAAACAGCTTCGCGACTTTAAAACCTAGTAAAAAATCGTCAAATAATTGCTGCCGGACTAGCTTGTCGGTAATCTAGTGAAGGTACACACTTGATAGGTTGCATTTTTCTTGGAAAGGATACACACATGTGCGGAATTGTTGGCTATATTGGAAAAGAAAATAAAGGTGTTTCTGTCGTACTGGCTGGATTGCAGGCGTTAGAATACCGTGGGTACGATTCGGCGGGCGTCGCGTTTCTGAAGGATGCGTCGATACAGGTCTCTAAGCAGACCGGGCGCGTTCAAAGTCTAGTGGATTCACTAGGCGAACCACGGCCGGAAAGTGACACTGCCATCGGCCACACCCGCTGGGCAACTCACGGGACACCAACGGTGGCAAATGCACACCCACACTTCAACGCCACGCGCGATATTATGGTTGTGCATAATGGCATCATTGAAAACTATGTTGAGCTACGGGACAGCCTGAAGAAACAAGGTTACGAGTTTGCGACTGAAACCGATACTGAAGTTATCCCTCATTTGATCGATTACTATGCACGCGAGACAACAACTTTTGAGGAAGCTTTTCGTCGAACGCTCGAGCAACTGCGCGGTGCATACGGTCTGGTGGTCATAACATCACGCGAGCCAGACACGTTGTTTGCGGCACGGCTCGGCAGCCCGCTCGTGCTTGGGATTACCGAAGATCGATCGCTCATTATTGCATCTGACCCAGCAGCACTTATGACGCACACCAAGGAAGTTGTGTACGTAAGCGACTACGAATACGTGGTCGCGCACCGAGGCGGTGACTATACTATTCATGATTTAAAAAATGATAAAACTGTCGAACGCGACACAGAAACACTGGACTACGATGCCGACCAAGCCAGCTTGGGTGACTACCCGCACTTTATGTTGAAGGAGATCTTTGAGGCACCACAAACTATCCGTTCTGCCACGCTTGGACGCATAAAGCCAGATAGCGGCATTGTCAAGCTAGGTGGGCTCGAAAGCGTGGCCGACCAGCTCAAGCACGTTGACCGAATTGTCATTGTTGCCTGCGGCACGGCCAGCTACGCTGGGCTACTTGGGGAATACGCCATCGAAGAACTTGCTGGTATACCTGTTGAGGTACACATTGGCTCGGAGTTCAAGTACCGCAAGGAGCCTTTTTCGCGTAGTACGGCACTTATCGTGGTGTCACAATCCGGCGAAACAGCCGACACGATTGCCGCGCTCAAGAAAGTGGAGAACTACGGCGTCTTGAAGCTAGGTGTCGTAAACGCAACCGGCAGTACCATTGCCCGCATGACTGACGCTGGCGTCTACTGTCACGCTGGCCCCGAGCAAGCCGTAGCCAGCACAAAGGCATTCTTAGCTCAGTACACTATACTGCTCCTAATTGCCTTATACCTCAGTAATGGACGCAGCGATCAGTACAAGCCCCTGCTTGATGAGCTGAACCTACTGCCGCAAAAAGCCGAAAAAGTACTGGCGCAAGCCGACCGTATCAAGGAGCTTGCCCGCAAGTACGTCGACACAAAAGACATGATGTTTATCGGGCGCGGCTACAACTATCCGCTGGCTCTCGAAGGTACGTTGAAACTGAAGGAGTGTGCCCTGATACATTCAGAAGGCTACGCAGCTGGCGAGCTAAAACACGGCCCGCTGGCGCTTATAGATGAGAACTTCCCTACGTTTACGATTGCCACCGACTCGGAGCTGCTCGAAAAAACCTATAGCAATATTGAAGAGATTCGGGCACGAAAAGGGCCAGTCATTGCTGTAGCAACGGAGGGAAATGAACACATTCAGTCGCTCGTGTATGATGTCATATACATACCACCATCTCTTGAACAGACCACGCCGCTACTTAGCGCCATTGTCGTCCAGCTATTTGCGTACTACGTTGCGGTTGAGAAAGGTTTGAATGTCGACAAACCTCGCAACCTCGCGAAGTCAGTCACGGTAGAGTAGCTATTTATTCCGAGATGCTTCAATCGTATTGTCAAAAAGCGTAAGGTACATGTCAGCCGTTTTATCCCAATCATAAGCGGCGAGCGTCGCTGCACG encodes:
- a CDS encoding methionine adenosyltransferase; translation: MTNTVGDSTLFTSESVCAGHPDKMADAVSDALVDAVLTLDPNARTGIETVVGANQISLFGEIKTTAKVDFESVVRGKIKQLGYTDPKWKFSAEGSHFTNFLHQQSPEIALGVDQDGAGDQGMMFGFACSETPELMPLPIALGHALTRRIDECRENGVLKWLRPDGKAQVTVRYNEDGQPVAIEKLVAAVAHDEKTSAEQVRKDVIDRVFTPVLRHYKLKLPAEHNIVVNGTGLWHIPGPESDAGLTGRKIVVDTYGGYARVGGGAFSGKDPSKVDRSGAYAARYIAKNIVAAGLATKCEVGLAYVIGQPKPLMQTIDTFGTATVNEAELYIFKDKLIDTSVKGIIETLDLRRPIYSQTSAYGHFGKPDLPWEKIVSV
- a CDS encoding sugar transferase; its protein translation is MKNNASLVYNFFLMVGDGVALLVSFVAAFVIRGSSSVAVAQPVDSSTYILLFVSLLPFWIFIFALLGLYNANIYERRFAEAGRLFVGSFIGLLFMVFWDYMSLQTVFPAKLVPIYGFGIAFVLLLSLRNIARIIRTALFNYGIGLNRIVIIGKTPITTELLTSLANTKQSGYEIAGVIGYGKLLPPGVQGFASFNDFLASKPNNIHNIIQTELYADERDNAAIFDFAQEHHISYRFVPGNNELFVGNIDVDLFRNSIPVIHVHHTALFGWGRILKRLTDIVFGSLLLLLSLPLWLAVVVLIKLSDTSGPVFYRAKRMSRFGTTIRVYKFRTMKQAYNNMSPEDGFAKMGRPELAKKYRENGDQLKNDPRVTSVGRFLRATSLDELPQLWNVVRGDISLVGPRALDVYELEQYDKKNLILSVKSGLTSLALVSGRHAMSFEERRKLDLYYVQNWSFWLDIIIITKTIRVVLERLFRHGARYRTLDGR
- a CDS encoding glycosyltransferase, translated to MTKQSPPTTHPLKPSKLRVAIVHDWLVGGGAELVVEQLHKLFPDAPIYASYATNDWRRRLDNKVTTGWLQPFGKIRKFLPILRIWYYSRLNFEGYDLVISSSGAEAKGIKTSPGTLHINYCHAPTHYYWSRYNEYMRRPGFGFFDPLARLGLWLFVKPLRHWDYRAAQRPDYMIANSSHIQREIKKYYGRDSTVIFPPVYFERFHLSHHGRTKRRGFIISGRQTPYKRFDLAVVACTKLGLPLTVIGTGPDNARLRRLAGKSVTFLGKVTDEVLEQEFANAGALIFPGLEDFGITPVEAMAAGMPVLAYKGGGALDFIKPGVTGTFFEAQTAKSLALALKQFDTGAYSSAAIRAYAQKFSKERFQNEVKKYLLKQLRDFKT
- the glmS gene encoding glutamine--fructose-6-phosphate transaminase (isomerizing), whose translation is MCGIVGYIGKENKGVSVVLAGLQALEYRGYDSAGVAFLKDASIQVSKQTGRVQSLVDSLGEPRPESDTAIGHTRWATHGTPTVANAHPHFNATRDIMVVHNGIIENYVELRDSLKKQGYEFATETDTEVIPHLIDYYARETTTFEEAFRRTLEQLRGAYGLVVITSREPDTLFAARLGSPLVLGITEDRSLIIASDPAALMTHTKEVVYVSDYEYVVAHRGGDYTIHDLKNDKTVERDTETLDYDADQASLGDYPHFMLKEIFEAPQTIRSATLGRIKPDSGIVKLGGLESVADQLKHVDRIVIVACGTASYAGLLGEYAIEELAGIPVEVHIGSEFKYRKEPFSRSTALIVVSQSGETADTIAALKKVENYGVLKLGVVNATGSTIARMTDAGVYCHAGPEQAVASTKAFLAQYTILLLIALYLSNGRSDQYKPLLDELNLLPQKAEKVLAQADRIKELARKYVDTKDMMFIGRGYNYPLALEGTLKLKECALIHSEGYAAGELKHGPLALIDENFPTFTIATDSELLEKTYSNIEEIRARKGPVIAVATEGNEHIQSLVYDVIYIPPSLEQTTPLLSAIVVQLFAYYVAVEKGLNVDKPRNLAKSVTVE